GATGGATTGCTGCCAGAAGAGGTGTCTAAACCACTAATTGTGCTAAGTAATTTCTTTAAAGCAATGTGCTCAAAGGTGCTAAGTGTGGATGACTTGGAGAAAATGGAATCTAAAATTGCAATAGCACTTTATCAGTTGGAAATGATATTCCCTTCATCATTTTTTGATGTTATGATGCATTTACCTGTTCACCTAGCCGATGAGGCTATGATTGCTGGACCTGTCCAATATAGGTGGATGTACCCAATAGAAAGATACTTGCAAACACTAAAGAACTATGTTCGTAATCTTGCTTGTCCAGAGGGTTCTATTGCAGAAGGGTATTTGATAGATGAATGCTTGACATTTTGCTCAAGATACTTTCATGGTATTGAGACTCGATTTAATCGAGTTGAACGAAATTGGGATGGAGATCATTTACAGCCATACGAAGGATTGCCCATTTTTTCTCCAATTAGTTGTGCTTTAGGTAGGGGATATGTCTCACGTCAACTTAGTCAAGAAGAGTGGATGCAAGCACATTTATATGTCTTGAAAGATTTCGATGAAGTGCTCCCATATGTTGAGTAAGTTGAAATGTAGTTAATATTAATTTCTCATAGAGTTAGCTTTCTTCTTAAACTTCTAAGTTGTTTACAATGTAATTGCATCTTGTGTTATCTAGGGAGCACAAGTACATGGTTCAACAAGCAAGTGTTAAGAATGAAGAGAATCGACATAAAAAACAGTTTCGAGAGTGGTTTGAAAGTCACATAAGTTCTATCTATATGgaaattattataattgttCTATATGCTTAATTTGAGTCAATTATAATGATGTATTGATTTTGAACTTGTTTTGAATAGATTACTCAATTATATGATGAAAGGAAAGTGAGCAAGCAACTCTTTGATTTGGCTCGTGGACCATTAGAAGAAGTTGTATGTTATAATGGGTACATCGTCAATGGTTTTAGATTTCGAAAAAATGAAGTCGATTGTAACAGAAGAACTCAAAGTTGTGGAGTCTTGGTAAAAGGAGATGCAAGTACTGACAATCGTGATTATTATGGTGTTTTAATTGATATCATTGAGTTACACTACAAGGGAGGCAATAAGATTGCAATGTTTAAATATGATTGGAGGGATGTTGACCATTGTGGTAGAGGAATTATGGTTGACAAGTTTGGTCGAACTCTTGTGAATGTAACATGTTCATTAAAGAGTAATGAACCTTTCGTGTTAGCATGTCAAGCCGAGCAAGTATTTTATGTGAAAAGCATAAAGAATCCTTAGTGGCATTTTGTTATAAAAACAGAACCTCGAAATTATTACAATATGCCATCTCCAAAGGAGgaaaatgatgaagaagaagaggatgatGATCAAGAGCCATACCAACAGAATGATTCACATGGTCATCAAATGGGTTTCATAAGTACTGATGATCAAGATGATGTTATTATTTCATTAGATAGGGTTGACATACCTAGCAGACTTGTGGATATGGATGATGTTGATATGAATTAATGAGATtaaacatttcaaaatgaatgTAATTTACTTACTTGAAAGTTATGTTCTTGACTTATCTAAATAGTTACATGTTCATTTGTTTTATATCGTGTATTTATGTATATGTTTCATTTATATAGTAATATGCGTGTATTGACTAAACTAATTAAATATGCATATGATGAATAGTGCTAACATATATTGGATTGATCAAAGTAAGGGATTCTACTAATGACAAACGGAGGTAGCAAAGGTGGAGTTGGCACAAGTGATGCTAATGGAAGTAGAAATGATTTGGCTCATCAAGGTAAGTTTTAAATTATGctttcaagttttttaataCTGTATTGAAGATACTATTCTAATAAGTCGAGGTGATCTTTATTTTTCTCCCCATAGGGAAGAAGAAAGGGCAAGGGCCTACTCGGAATCTTAAATTGGCCAAAGAGTTCAAGGAAGGGAAAAGATATGAGATTGGTTGGCTGAATGGAAGACCTATAGGGCCTCATGCTCGTGATTTAATAAATGAATGTACAAAACTTGTTAGGGCACAACAAAATGTACCTCTAAAGTTCACAGATTGGAAAAAAGTACCCTATATCAGCAAAAGGAAGCTTTTTGATAAAGTATTGGTAAGTAGTATAATAAAATCTAGTAGCAGcttctatgatttttttattatattcttatttGTGTATTTATGTTTCATTCTATTGTAGGAGTATTTCAAAGTTGAGGGCCGAGAGCAAGAGGTTTGGTAACAAATGGGTAGTTCTTACTTGAATTATCATGACTCCCTAAAGAAAAAGTGGTTTAAGCCATATGGTGAAGTAACAGAAGAGGCACGAGCAAATGTTCCACCCGGACAAGAGAAAGATGATTGGAATTGTCTTGTGGATTTGTGGAGCAAGCAAGATTATATGGTACCATTACAAAgaatttattatcaaatttattcttAATTATTGTCTTGTGGATTTGTTGGTTTATGGGACTGATTTATCATTCTTAAATGTAGGACATGTGTTTGAAAAACAAGGAAAATCGGGACAAAAACAATATTATCCACACTTCTGGTTCAAAAAGTTTCCAACAACGTAGTGCAAAAGAGGTATTTGCCAATGACTACAATATCACTGCTAATGATATTGTAATCAAcatgtttcttgattttgtttttctatctATTACTATCACTATTGGAATGCTTTCTATTTGttgtttttggaagaaaaaaaatgataaaaatttgtAGCATAGGTGGAATTTTGTTTTCCTAATCAAGTAAAAAATATCTTTATTAGCTGCAAATAAGACAAGTCTAAATGAGGAGATTAAAAAACTACTAAAAGTAGaataatcaacaaaataaaaagaagtcgGAGTGCCGGATGATCATTGTATTAGTCGCTGTCTGTACGATAATATTTATGTTATAAAAATTAGGGGGTGGGGGTGACCTGTCACCCCTCAGCTGGCTCCATCAGCGGTCGGCACTGCCAGTCAACAGCTTCTCAGCCACTTAACACCTCTACCTGTACCACcccattttgtttttctatctATTACTATCACTATTGGAATGCTTTCTATATGTTGTTATTTGACTTTGTTTTGCTGAGTTATTGCATTATTCATCTTCAATACTTAATTACTATATgctttctatttgttttgtcaAATGGTAGAAATAGAAGACAGGTCATAGCCCTAGTAGAATTGAATTACTTGACATCACCCATGTGCAAGCTA
This genomic stretch from Quercus robur chromosome 4, dhQueRobu3.1, whole genome shotgun sequence harbors:
- the LOC126724342 gene encoding uncharacterized protein LOC126724342 — its product is MTNGGSKGGVGTSDANGSRNDLAHQGKKKGQGPTRNLKLAKEFKEGKRYEIGWLNGRPIGPHARDLINECTKLVRAQQNVPLKFTDWKKVPYISKRKLFDKVLEYFKVEGREQEVW